GGCCGCGCCCAGCACCGGTTTGACGTCCAGGATCGGGGTGCCGTCCAGCGCCTCCAGGTCGGCCACCTCGACGCGGAGCCCGTCCACGGCAAGGACCCGCACCCGGTGCAGCCCGATCGGGTTGGGCCGGTGCGGGGACCGGGTGCTGAACACCCCTGTCTCCGGACGGCTCACGTCGCCGCGGGGGTGCACCGCCAGCACGTCGCGCCGGGCGCGGTCCAACCAGGTCAGCACCAGCAGCTCGGCGCCGATCCGCAGGTCGCGCAGCGCCTGTTCGACCTGAGGGTCGAAGACCAACCACGCCGCCGGCGCACCTTCGTCGCCCTGTCGGGGCGCGCTCCCCGCATCGGTCAGCGGCGAGGTGACCCGCCCCACCGGATGCAGCACGTACGCGCCGTCACTCGCTGTCTCGACCACGGGTTGCTCCCCTCCCGGAGGGTCCCAACCTAGCGCCGCCGCGACGCTGGGGCCCGACGACAATCCCACCCCCGGTCGTCCGTCAGTTGTGCCCCGCTCGTCCAGTTCGGCGGGCTGTCGGCGGATTGTCCGTTTCTGCGACGTTCGGTGGGAGATCGACTTCTCCCCGGCACTGCGGCATCTGGGTACCGGGACACCACCAGATCGCCGATATGGAGTGGATCAGTCCCGTCGGCGGCGAGGACACGACCCGGTCGTCCGATTCCCGGGAGTGGCCGGGACCGCACCTTGCCGAGGCCTCGACATTTCCGGAATGCCCGACAGGTGAACCCGGTTGTGTCCCCCGTACCGTCGGAGCCCAAACCCTTTCCGCGGTCATTCTCCCGAGGAGCGTTCACCCCGGAGCGCTCCGCACGATCGAGAGGGCCACCATCGTGAAGGTCGACTTCACCCGATGGCTCCCCGCCATCGCTAAGGACTCGTACCGCAAGACCGCGCTGAGCGTGGTTGGTGTGGCCGCCCTCGGCGGTCTGGCGCTCGCGCCCACCGCGGCTGCCGCGCCGGTCACCACCGGACCACACCAGGGGGCTGTCGCCGCCATCGACCTCGCCACCGGCAAGACTGCCGGCAAGGCCGCCGCTCCGACGCGCCAGGAGGACCAGCCGGTCGAGTCGGGGCTGACCACCGGCTCCGCCACCGGCAAGCCGCCGGCCGGTAAGCCCAGCCGCGACCAGCTGATTCCGCACGGCATCGAAGGCGCGCAGTCGCGCGTTCCGCTCGACGACGCGCAGCTGGCCAACGCCCGGGCGATCGTCGACGCCGCCAAGAAGACCG
The nucleotide sequence above comes from Micromonospora luteifusca. Encoded proteins:
- the tsaA gene encoding tRNA (N6-threonylcarbamoyladenosine(37)-N6)-methyltransferase TrmO, producing MVETASDGAYVLHPVGRVTSPLTDAGSAPRQGDEGAPAAWLVFDPQVEQALRDLRIGAELLVLTWLDRARRDVLAVHPRGDVSRPETGVFSTRSPHRPNPIGLHRVRVLAVDGLRVEVADLEALDGTPILDVKPVLGAADER